A single window of Cytobacillus dafuensis DNA harbors:
- a CDS encoding ligand-binding sensor domain-containing protein, whose translation MRRKIFMLLMILPLFLSLGQTTGFAKDENYDEIVDEEIFGEEFVDGEIDEKEKKKADLIGPQVFQTSALTAATGKDDKGNSYMYFVMHGTPSALAVVDLNSNELKNTYTLSNSTSAWGLDVDKDGTVWVGGTTDGNLYSYNPNTEEFRDHGNKLTLPKDTAIQDIDAVDGVVYGSTAYGGSVFKYDSHNDELVNFGQVLYKKEFAKSLAFDEEKDTLYIGVGSKADLVKFDLKTKKKTAFLPDDYKNDKYVRDIRLIGNEIYARMDPSNRLVVFNKETLEKVDEVELNSRTVSLKSPNEDAIYFTKQNSLYKYDLTTKEQIDLQVPLLKGTEMLTLDYVELNDPNYPGYTLVGLIDNAGNVLKYNLETGFNEIVKMNLPPQPVTLYTMIQDEKRENIFINGYMSGGLAIYNTKTNQSVLHQDISQIESMTIIGDKLYIGAYPKSRVLELDLTQPWSSTNPRELMRLGDYGQERSTAITAVPKLNKVFVGTYPETSIGGGALAVYDLKENKQEVYENYIYNQSLVSFLHHDEYIYGGTSIHANYQVNERGARFFRFRPDYPEEKEYIHLPFQASMITSLIADKEGTIWGMADGTLFSYNPKTKEIRSQQILELVSGRFRNAKIIEGIDRNIYGTVEGKMFKADPKTMEVEILLEEGAYEIAQDSEGNLYFRNQADLWKYPMKE comes from the coding sequence ATGAGAAGAAAGATATTTATGCTGCTAATGATTCTTCCTCTATTCTTGTCACTTGGACAAACAACGGGATTTGCTAAGGACGAAAATTACGATGAAATCGTGGATGAAGAAATTTTTGGTGAAGAATTTGTTGATGGAGAAATTGATGAGAAGGAAAAGAAAAAGGCAGATTTAATTGGCCCACAGGTATTTCAAACATCTGCTTTGACTGCGGCTACTGGTAAGGATGATAAAGGGAATTCCTATATGTATTTTGTCATGCACGGCACACCGTCTGCTTTAGCGGTTGTTGACTTAAATAGTAATGAGTTAAAGAATACGTATACTTTGTCCAATTCTACAAGTGCTTGGGGTCTGGATGTGGATAAAGATGGAACCGTTTGGGTTGGTGGAACAACGGACGGCAATTTGTACAGCTATAACCCGAATACGGAAGAGTTTCGTGATCATGGGAATAAGCTGACGCTGCCAAAGGATACAGCCATTCAAGATATTGATGCAGTAGACGGTGTTGTTTATGGTTCGACAGCATACGGCGGCTCTGTATTTAAATATGATTCTCATAACGATGAACTCGTGAATTTTGGTCAAGTTTTATACAAAAAGGAATTTGCTAAGTCGCTTGCATTCGACGAAGAGAAGGATACTTTGTATATAGGTGTTGGATCAAAGGCTGACTTAGTGAAGTTTGATTTAAAGACAAAGAAGAAAACAGCATTTCTTCCAGATGACTACAAGAATGATAAGTACGTTCGAGATATCCGTTTAATTGGGAACGAAATCTATGCTCGAATGGATCCTTCTAATCGATTAGTCGTCTTTAATAAGGAGACATTAGAGAAGGTTGATGAAGTTGAGTTAAATTCAAGAACCGTTTCTTTAAAGTCACCAAATGAGGATGCGATCTATTTTACGAAGCAAAACAGTCTATACAAGTACGATTTAACAACGAAAGAACAGATCGATTTACAAGTTCCATTATTAAAGGGAACAGAAATGCTTACGCTCGATTATGTAGAATTAAATGATCCAAATTATCCAGGCTACACGCTAGTTGGCCTGATCGATAATGCTGGAAATGTATTAAAGTATAACTTAGAAACAGGATTTAACGAGATTGTTAAGATGAACTTACCTCCACAGCCAGTAACTTTGTATACCATGATTCAAGATGAAAAAAGAGAGAATATATTCATTAATGGTTACATGTCTGGCGGATTGGCGATTTATAATACAAAAACGAACCAATCTGTTCTGCATCAAGATATAAGCCAAATTGAGTCCATGACAATCATAGGGGATAAGCTTTACATTGGTGCCTATCCAAAATCTCGTGTGCTAGAGCTTGACTTAACGCAGCCTTGGAGCTCGACGAATCCAAGAGAGCTTATGCGACTAGGTGATTATGGTCAAGAACGTTCCACTGCGATCACAGCTGTTCCTAAGCTAAATAAAGTGTTTGTTGGAACCTACCCTGAAACAAGCATTGGCGGTGGTGCTTTAGCCGTGTATGATTTGAAGGAGAATAAACAAGAGGTTTATGAAAACTATATTTACAACCAAAGCCTTGTTTCCTTCTTACATCATGATGAGTATATTTATGGTGGCACTTCCATTCATGCCAACTATCAGGTGAATGAACGTGGCGCGAGATTTTTCCGATTTAGACCAGACTACCCAGAAGAGAAAGAGTATATTCATTTGCCTTTCCAAGCAAGTATGATTACAAGTCTAATCGCTGATAAGGAAGGCACCATTTGGGGTATGGCCGATGGAACGCTTTTCTCCTATAATCCTAAGACAAAGGAAATTAGATCGCAGCAGATTTTAGAATTAGTCTCAGGCCGTTTCCGTAATGCGAAGATCATTGAAGGAATTGACAGAAATATTTATGGAACTGTGGAAGGAAAAATGTTTAAAGCAGATCCGAAGACAATGGAAGTAGAGATTCTGTTAGAAGAAGGTGCTTACGAAATTGCACAAGATTCTGAAGGGAATCTATATTTCCGAAATCAAGCAGACCTTTGGAAATATCCAATGAAAGAATAA